The Obesumbacterium proteus DNA window CAGACCCCGACTCACCAACGATACCGAGCGTTTCACCCGCTCGCAGCGAGAAGTTTAAATCGTTGACCGCCGTGACATCACCGTCGTTGGTGGTAAAGGTGACGCGGAGATCTTTTACCGCCAGCAGTCGCTCTGCGCTTTTATCTGTTGTCATCATCGTAAACTCCTTAACGATCTTTCGGGTCGAGGGCATCACGCAGGCCATCGCCGATAAAGTTGAAACAGAATAGCGTCACAACCAGAAACGCAGCGGGATACATCAGCAGCCACGGAGAGACTTCCATCGAGTTGGCGCCATCGCTTAACAACGCGCCCCAACTGCTTAACGGTTCTTGAGTCCCTAGCCCTAAGAAGCTGAGGAAGGATTCAAACAAAATCATGCTCGGCACCAATAAAGACGCATATACCACCACCACGCCCAGCACGTTGGGAACAATGTGTCGAGTGACAATTTTGCGTGTGGATACACCGCCCACCAGCGCCGCTTCGATAAACTCTTTGCGCTTCAGGCTCAGCGTTTGTCCACGCACGATACGCGCCATGTCCAACCACGACACCATGCCGATCGCCACAAAGATCAGCAGGATATTTTGCCCAAAGAAGGTCACCAGCAAAATCACGAAGAACATGAACGGGAAGGAGTTGAGGATCTCAAGCAGGCGCATCATCACTGAGTCGGTTTTGCCACCCACGTAACCGGCCATCGCGCCATACAAGGTGCCAACGACCACCGCAACCAGCGCGGCCGCAATCCCTACCATCAACGAAATACGGCCACCAATCGCCACGCGCACCAGCAAATCACGCCCGGAGGAGTCAGTGCCAAAGTAGTGGCCTGACTCCATATCTGGCGCCGATGACATCATTCCCCAATCGGTATCGTCATAGGCAAATTGCGACAGCATCGGGGCAAAAATCACAAATAGCGCGATCAGGCTTAGTACAAACAGGCTCGCCAACGCGGCGCGGTTATGAACGAAACGGCGGCGCGCATCCTGCCACAGGCTGCGCCCTTCCACTTCCAGTTGCTCACCGAAGTTTTCGACCACCTGCGCATTTTTTTATTCAGTAACATCTGCGATCTCCCGAATCAGTAACGGATTTTCGGATCGATGACGGCATAAAGCACATCGACAATCGCGTTAAACAGGATGGTCAGCGCGCCAACCAGAATGGTTAGGCTCAACACCAAGGAGTAGTCACGGTTCAGCGCACCGTTAACAAACAGCTGGCCGATACCCGGCAATCCATAAATAGTTTCGATAACCATCGAACCCGTAATAATACCGACGAAGGCTGGGCCTAAATAAGAGAGCACCGGCAACAGCGCGGGCTTCAATGCATGGCGCAAAATAATGCGACGCATCGGTAAGCCTTTCGCCCGCGCGGTACGAATAAAGTTGGAATGCAGAACTTCAATCATGGAGCCGCGGGTAATACGCGCGATGCTGGCAATATAAGCCAATGAAAGTGCCACCATCGGCAAAATCATAAACTTGAGCGCTCCACCGCTCCACCCGCCGCCTGGTAGCCATTTCAGCTGAATGGCAAAAATTAGCACCAATAACGGCGCAACCACGAAACTGGGTATGACAATACCGGTCATGGCCACCCCCATAACCGCATAATCCCATTTGCTATTTTGTTTTAACGCCGCCAGCACGCCCGCCGTCACACCAAAAACCACCGCCAATAAAAATGCGGCAAAACCTAATTTGGCAGAAACAGGAAACGACGCACTCACTAAATCATTAACGGAATAATCTTTATATTTAAACGAAGGGCCAAAATCACCGTGGCCTAATTGCACTAAATAATGTCCGTATTGTTTCCAAATAGGATCGTTGAGGTGATATTTCGCTTCAATATTAGCCAGAACTTCTGGCGGCAAAGCGCGTTCACCGGTAAATGGGCTACCCGGCGCTAAGCGCATCATGAAGAATGAAATGGTGATCAGGATAAAAAGCGTCGGTATCGCTTCAAGCAAGCGCCGAAAGATAAATTTTAACATTGCCCTAGCCCTGCACTTCAGCCTTATGGCTGATTATATTTTTGAAAAGCGGTGAGGTTATCCCACCGCTGCTACTTCTATATCAATTATCAACACCGCAGCCTTATTTGCTACGGCGTTGATAAGTTTAGATATATTAGTGCTGAATAATGTACAAGTTTTTATCGTATACGTTATCTTGCGGATCTTTACCGGTATAACCGCCCACATACGGTTTCACCAGACGCGCATTGACGTAGTAATAGACAGGGACAATGGCAGAATCTTTATCAAGCTGCTGTTCAGCCTGTTGATAAACGGCGGCTCGCGCCTCTTTGCTGCTAGTTTGCAGTGCGCCAGCCATGATTTTATCGAAGGCCGCGCTCTTATAATGCGGGGTGTTACTGCTGCTGTCAGACAGCATCATGTTCAGGAATGAACTTGGCTCGTTGTAATCCGCACACCAGCCCGCACGCGAAACATCGTAAGTGCCCTGATGGCGGGTATCCAAGAAGGTTTTCCACTCTTGGTTTTCCAGCTTAACGTTCACGCCCAGATTTTTCTTCCAGATAGACGCTGCGGCAATCGCCAATTTTTTGTGCAGATCCGAAGTGTTGTACAACAGGTTAAACGTCAGTGGCTTATCTGGGCCATAGCCCGCAGCGGCAAGCAGCTTCTTAGCTTCTTCGTTACGTTTTTCCTGTGACCAACCAAACCACTCTGGCGGTGTTAACTTAGCGCCATCGGTATATGGCGGCGTGAAACTGTAGGCTGGCAGGTCGCCTTGGTTTTTGACTTTATTAACGATGATATCGCGATCCATCCCTAACTTGAGCGCCTCACGCACACGCTCATCGTTAAATGGTGGCTTCTGGTTATTTATTTCATAGTAATAAGTACATAAATACGGATCGGCTTTAACTTCCTGAGGGATCTCTTTTTTCAACTTCTGGAATAGTTCGATCGGCATATTATTATAGGTGACATCAATTTCGCCGGTACGGTAGCGGTTAACGTCGGTCACTTCAGAAGCGATAGGCAGGAACGTGACTTTATTAATAACGGTTTTCGCATTGTCCCAATATTCAGGGTTACGCTCTAAAACAATACGTTCGTTAACGACCCAATCTTTTAATTTATAAGCGCCGTTGCTCACGTAGTTTTCTGGCAGCGTCCATTTGTCGCCAAATTTTTCCACCACGGCTTTGTTGACCGGTTTCATCGCGTAATGCGACGTCATTTCAGCTAAATATGGTACAGGTTCGGTTAACGTAATTTGGAAGGTTTTATCATCAAGCGCTTTCACGCCTAGCGTTGATTTATCTTTTTTGCCCGAAATAATGTCATCTACGTTTTCGACGTGAGCGTATTGCAGATAACTGGCATAAGGCGATGCGGTTTTAGGATCAACAATACGCTGCCAGCTATAAACAAAATCTTCTGCGGTAACAGACTGGCCATTTGACCATTTAGCATCCGGGCGAATATGGAAAGTCCATACTTTAAAATCTTTATTATCCCAACTCACCGCCGTGCCAGGGATAGTTTTCCCCTGAGGATCGTGCTGGGTTAAACCTTCCATCAAGTCATTAGTGACGTTGTTTTCAGGCACGCCTTCAATTTTATGTGGGTCCAATGACTGAACTTCAGAGCCGTTATTTTTAACCAGCTCCTGCTTAGCGGCCAGTTTTACACCGGCAGGAACATCCGCCGCCTGCACCTGAGCAATGCTAAACATGCCCAATGCCGCCATAACGCTTACGGCCAGTAAATTCTTTTTGATGTGTTTGCTCATTGTATACCCACTCCCCTTTAATAAGATGTCCATTAGGACATGCCAACATTTGTTAGCTTTATGGCCACACCGACAAGGAACGAAGTTGTCGGCGTGATAGGTGGTTTTAAAACGTCATTACCCTTTCAGATCTAGAACTTTTACTGACAACAATCTTTGACTCAGGTCAGACGTCGAAATATTCAGCAAAACTTTTCTATAAATACTTCAGCACAAAGTTTTCTCATCAACGATGAGTGCAGTGATTATGCCCAGAAGCTAACAGATGGTTAAAATCACTGCTAATTATTTTTATAGAAATGTTACGCAATTCTCTTTATTGAAACGCTGACCTTCTGACAGACTGCACTGAGGGAGGGGAAAGATCAATGATAACTCGCTGATATAACATAATATCTTTTCTTAAAGCTAAGTTATAAAGCGAATCATTCAGGCTTGAGAAAAGTTATGAAGTAATGCATCGTTAAATTAACAAATGTAAGCAGATTCAACCATTGATGATCTTATGAGCATTCAATAAGCCCACGAATAATGGGTTTCAGCAGAATGTTATGATGTGATTTTCTGAACAAAATTTGTGCTTATTACGTCAATAAATCATCACGGAAGTAAAACAAACTTATTGAAATAATGCAGATTTATGGCTGAAACGCTGAGCAGCAAGCCATTGAGAGAAATATGCTACCCAGTTAAAAAAACCGCCATCGGCAGCGCCGACAGCGGTTTCATCAGGTGGCTATATTTGCTGGATTGGCTGGTCTATAACAGGCCGGGGAAAATAGATCGTAGGCCTGTGACAATAAATTCAATGCCTAACGCCATTAATAGCAAACCCATTATTCGCGTGATGACGTTAATACCGGTTTGCCCTAACAGACGAACCAACAACGGCGCAGCCCTAAACAGTAGCCAGCAACAAAACGCGAACAGAATAATGGCCAAAGAAAAACCGAGCAGATTTTGCCAGCCATGGTAACGAGAGCTCCACACTATTGTTGAGCTGATTGCGCCGGGCCCGGCCATTAATGGCAACGCCAGCGGTACAACGCCCACGTTTTCTCGGATTGCGGTTTCTGATTTTTCTTGTTTGTTCTGCTTATCTTCGCCCAGCTTCCCGCTAATCATCGACATCGCAATGGTCACCACCAAGATCCCACCCGCAATGCGGAAGGAATCAATCGAGATGCCAAAGAACATCAGTATTGAATCGCCCAGCAATAAAGAAGAGATCAAAATGATGGCAACCGACGTATTCGCCGTCAGGTTGGTTTTGTTGCGCGCTGCAACCGCCTGATAGCTCGTCATACTGATAAACACCGGCAGAATACCCACTGGGTTTACCAATGCGAAGAGACCAACAAAAAACTTAATGTAACCAGATAAATCCAGCAAAGACTGGCTCACCATGCTCTCCAAAACCATGTTAATAACGCGACTGTCATTCTTAACATTGTCACGAGCAAATCAGCGTGGTGAACAATGTTAGCAAATCACGATAGAGTGATACGTTCTTGCGGCGTAATGTAATGGAAATAATGGCCCCGATCTATGCTCAATGTACTAATTTCTTACTGCATTTAATCGGAAGCGCAAAAAGAGGCTCATTGTTGCAAAAATGTTTTATTTTATCGATACTTCGCTGCAAAATACGGCTCTTTTAGTTGTTAATGATAAAAGCTCTCAACACCACATTGCTGAAAGGTGTCAGCTTGACATTTTTGTGAGCTATATCACAAAACAACTACCTAAGAATGGGTAAGCTCAGAGTCACAGTAAAGGCCTGCTATTATCGTCTGGCCCACTGATTAGCAGAAAGCCAAACCGTTCATGTTTAACACAGGCTTTACTTCTCCACTGCTAGCTAAGCTGTTTTAGCAAATCAGCCAACGGGAACTTTTCAGTAAGTGAAGTTTCTGAAAGAGAGCACATTTATCTGTCTATACTTGTTGCTTGTGCGGCTCATTGACTAAAAAAGTTTAACATTATCAGGAGAGCATTATGGCTGTAACCAATATCGCTGAACTAGATGCGTTAGTAGCACGTGTTAAAAAAGCCCAGCGTGAGTTTGCCAATTACACTCAAGAACAAGTAGATAAAATCTTCCGCGCCGCCGCTCTGGCAGCTGCTGATGCCCGTATCCCATTGGCTAAATTAGCCGTTGAGGAATCAGGTATGGGTATCGTGGAAGACAAAGTGATTAAAAACCACTTTGCATCCGAATATATCTATAACGCCTACAAAGATGAAAAAACCTGTGGCATCCTGTCTCAGGACGACACTTTCGGTACTATCACTATCGCTGAACCTATCGGTATCATCTGCGGTATCGTACCGACCACTAACCCAACGTCTACGGCCATCTTCAAGGCATTAATCAGCCTGAAAACCCGTAACGGTATCATCTTCTCTCCGCATCCTCGTGCCAAAAACGCCACGAATAAAGCCGCGGATATCGTTCTGCAAGCTGCTATCGCAGCTGGTGCACCAAAAGACATCATCGGCTGGATCGATCAGCCTAGCGTTGAACTGTCTAACCAACTGATGCATCACCCTGACATTAACCTGATTCTGGCCACCGGTGGTCCGGGCATGGTTAAAGCGGCATATAGCTCTGGTAAACCTGCTATCGGCGTTGGTGCTGGTAACACGCCGGTTGTTGTTGACGAAACTGCCGACATCAAACGTGTTGTTGCTTCTATCCTGATGTCTAAAACCTTCGACAACGGCGTAATCTGTGCTTCAGAACAGTCTGTTATCGTGGTTGACTCTGTATATGATGCAGTACGTGAGCGTTTTGCGACTCACGGCGGCTATATGCTGCAAGGTAAAGAATTGAAAGCCGTTCAGGATATCATCCTGAAAAACGGTGGCCTGAACGCAGCCATCGTAGGTCAGCCAGCCACTGAAATTGCAAAAATGGCCGGCATTACCGTTCCAGCAACCACCAAGATCCTGATTGGTGAAGTGAAAGTTGTTGATGAGTCTGAGCCATTCGCTCATGAAAAACTGTCTCCAACGCTGGCAATGTACCGCGCTAAAAACTTTGAAGAAGCCGTCACTAAAGCTGAGAAACTGGTAGAGATGGGTGGTATCGGCCATACCTCTTGCCTGTACACCGATCAGGATAACCAACCTGAGCGTGTGAACTACTTCGGCGAAAAAATGAAGACTGCACGTATCCTGATCAACACCCCTGCTTCTCAGGGTGGTATCGGTGACCTGTATAACTTCAAACTTGCTCCATCTTTGACTCTGGGTTGTGGTTCTTGGGGTGGTAACTCCATCTCTGAAAACGTCGGGCCTAAACACCTGATGAACAAAAAAACCGTGGCGAAGCGAGCAGAAAACATGTTGTGGCATAAACTTCCGAAATCTATCTACTTCCGCCGTGGCTCTCTGCCAATCGCGCTGGATGAAGTAGCATCTGACGGTGCAAAACGTGCCTTCATCGTGACTGACCGCTTCCTGTTCAACAACGGTTACGCAGATCAGATCACCAAAGTTCTGAAAGGTCACGGGATCGAAACTGAAGTCTTCTTCGAGGTTGAAGCTGACCCAACGCTGAGCATCGTGCGTAAAGGTGCTGAGCTGATGAACTCCTTCAAACCAGACGTGATTATCGCGCTGGGCGGTGGTTCACCAATGGACGCAGCTAAAATCATGTGGGTGATGTACGAACATCCAGAAACTCACTTTGAAGAACTGGCACTGCGCTTCATGGATATCCGTAAGCGTATCTACAAATTCCCTAAAATGGGCGTGAAAGCGAAAATGATCGCCGTCACCACCACTTCAGGTACCGGTTCAGAAGTGACTCCGTTCGCCGTGGTAACCGATGATGCAACCGGCCAGAAATATCCATTGGCTGACTATGCATTAACACCAGACATGGCAATCGTTGATGCGAACTTAGTGATGAACATGCCAAAATCACTGTGTGCGTTCGGTGGTTTGGATGCCGTAACTCATGCTCTGGAAGCTTACGTTTCTGTCCTGGCTAACGAATACTCTGACGGTCAGGCTCTGCAAGCGCTGAAACTCCTGAAAGAAAACCTGCCTGCAAGCTACCATGAAGGGGCTAAAAACCCAGTTGCTCGTGAACGTGTTCACAATGCGGCAACTATCGCGGGTATCGCATTTGCCAACGCCTTCTTGGGTGTATGTCACTCCATGGCCCACAAACTGGGTTCTGAGTTCCATATCCCACACGGCTTAGCAAACGCCCTGCTGATTTCTAACGTTATCCGCTATAACGCGAACGATAACCCAACTAAACAGACTGCATTCAGCCAGTATGACCGCCCTCAGGCTCGTCGTCGCTATGCTGAAATCGCAGACCATTTAGGTCTGAGCGCACCGGGCGACCGTACTGCTGCGAAGATTGAAAAACTGTTGGTATGGTTGGATAGCATCAAGGCAGATCTGGGTATTCCAGCATCTATCCGTGAAGCTGGCGTTCAAGAAGCAGACTTCTTGGCTAAAGTTGACAAACTGTCTGAAGATGCGTTCGATGACCAGTGTACCGGTGCGAACCCGCGCTACCCACTGATCTCTGAGCTGAAGCAAATTCTGATGGATACTTTCTACGGCCGTGAGTTCAGCGAATCACACGAAGTTGAAGCTGTAAAAGCACCTGCGGCTAAAGCTGAGAAAAAATCTAAGAAATAATTAGATTCTCTAATGTAAAAATCCACCTCTTGAAGAGGTGGCTTTAAATGGGGCCCCCTAAAAGGGGGCCTTGTTCGTTTTAATCCTGTAATAACGCCATTTGCTGTTCGTATTCTTGGTCTTTCTTATCCTGATGCCTCACGTAGCGCCTGATAATTTCTTCGTTCACTCCAACTGTGTCGGCAAAATATCCCCTCGCCCAAAAATGATTACCCCACAGCTTCTTTCGTATATGCGGAAACTTGTTGTAGAGACGAATAGCGGTGCGCCCTTTCAGGACGCCCATCAGCGTTGAGATCGAGAGTTTCGGTGGGATCATCACGACAAGATGAACATGGTCTGGCTGAACATTCAGTTCAAGTACCTCACAATCTTTCATATTGCAAAGTATATAAACTGAGCGATAAAGTTCTTTACCTACCGCCCCTGCTAAAACCTTGTAGCGATACTTTGGCGTCCACACCAAGTGATATTTGCAACGCCAGAATACATGTGCTGAACTTCTATAACTGCTCATGTCAGTGATTTCCTTCTTACTTGTGGTGAGTAAGCTGGAATTTTCTGGCATGGGCTTCCTTCAGGCTATAGCCTCACAGGGACAATCACCACCTCCCGAGGAGGTGGTTTAAAGCTGACAATAAAAGCCCGCCACTGGCGGGCTTTTTTGTGCCTATTGAATACCGCGCTTCACCCAATACATTTCTATCCTCTATCAGAGGATGGAAAGGCATATCGCACGTTCACGAGATTAAACATCCAACTCCCCCACTCCACGCAGCAATATTCAGTCCGCATCGCAAACCTTACTGAGATTAAAAATTAGGCGTTAGGGAAATGAAATATAATGGAAGACATTGCGGGATACGACGCCAGTACATCACCATCGGTACTGAAATATGGTGAGAGTAATGTTAGACAATGTACAAACTTGGACTGGAGGGATGGGTTTATCATTCAGCACACGCCCTGAGACGGCGTGTGCATCAATATCTATACTCTATCTATAGTAGGCAGCAACCTACGCGAGTATCACGCTAGCGCGTCTTTATAATGCTTACGGCAGACGGAGACATAGCTTTCATTACCGCCAATCACAACCTGCTCGCCATCCTTTAATGCTTTACCGTGCTCATCTAGACGAAGCACCATATTCGCTTTGCGTCCGCAATGGCAAATCGTTTTAAGCTCAACCAACTTATCAGCCCAGGCTAATAGGTATTGGCTTCCCCCAAACAGCTCACCACGAAAATCTGTTCTTAGTCCGTAGCATAATACAGGGATATCCAAACTATCCACGACATCAGAAAGTTGATTAACCTGATCTTTAGTCAGGAATTGGCATTCATCCACTAACACGCAGTTGACTGGTAAAAGATCATTTTCCTGCCGAATCATTTCGAACAAAGGTGTTTCACTATTATAAAGTTGAGCCTGTGAACTCAGACCAATACGTGAGCTCACCTTTCCCACACCAAAACGATTGTCAATTTCTGCGGTAAACACCAGCGTGCGCATTCCTCGTTCCTGATAGTTATAGGAAGATTGAAGTAACGCCGTTGATTTGCCTGCATTCATTGCTGAATAATAAAAATATAGTTGTGCCACAACCTGCTCTAAGCCCCATATAGAATCGCGTAACTAGCCAGATTTTATCACAGGCAACGCACTGATGATGGCATAAAATTATGAAAAAAAACGTCTAGCCAATCGCGTTATTCTTAAAGCCTGAATCTATATCAATATCTGATAAAACAATATTTTGTCTAAAAATGCGAGGGACACAACACTCTGTTAAGAAATGATGTTACATCAAACTCTGATTTTGCTAATTGATGGGATCGTTACTATAAAGGGCTTTAGCACCCTAGGGAAGGTGCGAACAAGTCCCTGATATGAGATCATGTTTGTCATCTGGAGCCATGGAACAGGGTTCATCATGAGTCATCAACTTACCTTCGCCGACAGTGAATTCAGCAGTAAGCGCCGTCAGACCAGAAAAGAGATTTTCTTGTCCCGCATGGAGCAGATTCTGCCATGGCAAAACATGGTGGAAGTCATCGAGCCGTTTTACCCCAAGGCTGGTAATGGCCGGCGACCTTATCCGCTGGAAACCATGCTACGCATTCACTGCATGCAGCATTGGTACAACCTGAGCGATGGCGCGATGGAAGATGCTCTGTACGAAATCGCCTCCATGCGTCTGTTTGCCCGGTTATCCCTGGATAGCGCCCTGCCGGATCGCACCACCATCATGAATTTCCGCCACCTGCTGGAGCAGCATCAACTGGCCCGCCAATTGTTCAAGACCATCAATCGCTGGCTGGCCGAAGCAGGCGTCATGATGACTCAAGGCACCTTGGTCGATGCCACCATCATTGAGGCACCCAGCTCGACCAAGAACAAAGAGCAGCAACGCGATCCGGAGATGCATCAGACCAAGAAAGGCAATCAGTGGCACTTTGGCATGAAGGCCCACATTGGTGTCGATGCCAAGAGTGGCCTGACCCACAGCCTAGTCACCACCGCGGCCAACGAGCATGACCTCAATCAGCTGGGTAATCTGCTGCATGGAGAGGAGCAATTTGTCTCAGCCGATGCCGGCTACCAAGGGGCGCCACAGCGCGAGGAGCTGGCCGAGGTGGATGTGGACTGGCTGATCGCCGAGCGCCCCGGCAAGGTAAGAACCTTGAAACAGCATCCACGCAAGAACAAAACGGCCATCAACATCGAATACATGAAAGCCAGCATCCGGGCCAAGGTGGAGCACCCATTTCGCATCATCAAGCGACAGTTCGGCTTCGTGAAAGCCAGATACAAGGGGTTGCTGAAAAACGATAACCAACTGGCGATGTTATTCACGCTGGCCAACCTGTTTCGGGCGGACCAAATGATACGTCAGTGGGAGAGATCTCACTAAAAACTGGGGATAACGCCTTAAATGGCGAAGAAACGGTCTAAATAGGCTGATTCAAGGCATTTACGGGAGAAAAAATCGGCTCAAACATGAAGAAATGAAATGACTGAGTCAGCCGAGAAGAATTTCCCCGCTTATTCGCACCTTCCTTAGTTTAACGAACGAAGATGCATCCAAATATGCTAAATGGCTTGATAAGAGACGACATATTGTTATTCCTAACATAGTCGAAGAGGTTAGAACAGGGACAGCAACCGATTTAGTAAGAGAGAATACAGTTCTGGCCGTTGGACGGTTGTGTGAGCAAAAAGGCTTTGATCTTCTATTAAAAGCATGGAATATAGCAAACACAACAGGCTGGAATCTTAAAATTATAGGTGAAGGAAATGATAGGGAATATTTACAGCAGTTAATTAAAGATTATGGTATCTCTAATGCATCTCTAGTCGGATTTAAAAATAATCTTGACAGTGAGTATGCATCTGCAAAAGTATTTATTTTATCGTCTAGATATGAAGGGCTTGGGATGGTGCTACTCGAAGCTTTATCTCATGGTTTAGCTTGTATTAGTTTTGACTGTCCAGCAGGGCCAAAGAGCATTTTATCTAAGAATAATGGTATTCTTGTGCCCGCCGGCGATGTTAATAAGTTAGCTATTACGATTAGCGAACTTCTTAGTGACAATAAACGTATTAAAAAATATTGCAGTATTGGACCAAATAGCATTGACAAATATAAAAAGGCTAATGTGCAAAACTCATGGCTGAAACTTATTAAAATGGTAAATAACAATGCAATATGATTTAACCTTCATCACTAACATTCCAGCATTTTATAAAGTAAATCTATTTAATAGACTTAATGAGTTTCTAAAAATAAAGGTTATTTTTATTTCTAAGACATCAGAAATAAGAAGTGATGACTTTTATGGCCGTGAGTTGGCGTTTGATCATATTTTTCTGTCTTCAACGCCGTATGAAAATAGAAATAAGCTGCAGGTATTACTCTTTCTTGCAGGGGGAGTTATTAAAAACTAAAAGTAAGTTTTTTATATTTTCCGGGTGGGAAACAAAAGAGGCTTGTTTATGTTCTTATCTTACACCAAAAAATAAAAATGCAATTGTAGTAGAGAGTAGCGTACTTGAATCTGAATTATCGGGTATAAAGTTTTTTTTGAAAAAAAATATTTGAACAGAATGAGTATAGGATTACCATCTGGACTACTTCAAAAGTCAGTTTTATCGGTGCTTAATTTTCAAGATGATATTTTTATCACTCACGGAGTCGGCATATCAAATTATACCCGAGATGATTTTTCAAAATGCATTGAGACAGAGAAAACTAATAACGGGTTAGATTTTTTATATATTGGTAGATTATCGCCAGAAAAAAATTTGAATCTTCTAATTAAAGCATTTAATGATCTATCCCATAGACTTACTATAGTTGGCTCTGGCCCACAAGAAAGAGAATTACAAAAACTAGCAAAAAGCAATATTTTATTTCTTGGGTATAAAAATAATTCAGATCTGGCTTCAGTTTTTAAAGACTCAGATGTGTTTATCTTACCGTCACTTTCTGAGCCTTGGGGGCTAGTTGTAGAGGAAGCTTTAATCTCTGGAGTTCCTGTTCTTGTCAGTGACAAAGTTGGTTGCAAAGATGATTTAGTGACAAATGACGTTGGGCTAGTCTTTGAGGCGGAAAGTATAAATAGCTTATTAAACGCGATACATGAAATAGAAAAAAACATTCTATTCTATAAAAATAATCTAAAAGAGAAAAATTATTCTTATTTGAGCAAGAAGCAACTTAATGTGTATGGATCATTGATCGGCAAGAACATTTAAATGAAAACTAAAACAATAAAGGATTTTTTTAACTACGCGATAGGTGATTTATTTGTCAAAGGATTCCTTTTCATATCACTGCCGTTACTGTCAAGGGTTATGAATCCTATTGAATATGGAAAACTATCGCTTGTTAATTCAGCAATAATGATTTTGTATGTATTTATGAGTTTAAACACGCAAAATGCAATCATGAATAGATTTATGAAAGATGAGGGGGATTTTTCTGGATATCTTGGGAGTGTTATCATTGGATTGTTGCCGTTTCAGATATTACTAATGTTGTTATCACCACTCTATGTGGGATATTTATCTCCATTACTTGGTATTAATGTTTCTGATTTATATTGGGTATTGTCAATTTGTTTCCTGCTTTCATATATATATATATATACAAGTTATTTGCAAGGAGCTAGAAAAAGTAGAGAGTTTGTAAAAATAAATGTAATAAGCAAAATTTGTGAGATTCTATTTATTTTTACATTTGCATTTTTACTAAAAAATAATCAGTATCTCTCAAAAATATACGCGCAAGCTATAATTAATATAATTCTTTCTGTTTATGTTGTATGCCAATTTAGAAAAATAGCAGTATTTAGATTCAATAAAGCTTATTTTATATCTGCCGTTCTATTTAGT harbors:
- the oppC gene encoding oligopeptide ABC transporter permease OppC produces the protein MVENFGEQLEVEGRSLWQDARRRFVHNRAALASLFVLSLIALFVIFAPMLSQFAYDDTDWGMMSSAPDMESGHYFGTDSSGRDLLVRVAIGGRISLMVGIAAALVAVVVGTLYGAMAGYVGGKTDSVMMRLLEILNSFPFMFFVILLVTFFGQNILLIFVAIGMVSWLDMARIVRGQTLSLKRKEFIEAALVGGVSTRKIVTRHIVPNVLGVVVVYASLLVPSMILFESFLSFLGLGTQEPLSSWGALLSDGANSMEVSPWLLMYPAAFLVVTLFCFNFIGDGLRDALDPKDR
- the oppB gene encoding oligopeptide ABC transporter permease OppB — protein: MLKFIFRRLLEAIPTLFILITISFFMMRLAPGSPFTGERALPPEVLANIEAKYHLNDPIWKQYGHYLVQLGHGDFGPSFKYKDYSVNDLVSASFPVSAKLGFAAFLLAVVFGVTAGVLAALKQNSKWDYAVMGVAMTGIVIPSFVVAPLLVLIFAIQLKWLPGGGWSGGALKFMILPMVALSLAYIASIARITRGSMIEVLHSNFIRTARAKGLPMRRIILRHALKPALLPVLSYLGPAFVGIITGSMVIETIYGLPGIGQLFVNGALNRDYSLVLSLTILVGALTILFNAIVDVLYAVIDPKIRY
- the oppA gene encoding oligopeptide ABC transporter substrate-binding protein OppA, translated to MSKHIKKNLLAVSVMAALGMFSIAQVQAADVPAGVKLAAKQELVKNNGSEVQSLDPHKIEGVPENNVTNDLMEGLTQHDPQGKTIPGTAVSWDNKDFKVWTFHIRPDAKWSNGQSVTAEDFVYSWQRIVDPKTASPYASYLQYAHVENVDDIISGKKDKSTLGVKALDDKTFQITLTEPVPYLAEMTSHYAMKPVNKAVVEKFGDKWTLPENYVSNGAYKLKDWVVNERIVLERNPEYWDNAKTVINKVTFLPIASEVTDVNRYRTGEIDVTYNNMPIELFQKLKKEIPQEVKADPYLCTYYYEINNQKPPFNDERVREALKLGMDRDIIVNKVKNQGDLPAYSFTPPYTDGAKLTPPEWFGWSQEKRNEEAKKLLAAAGYGPDKPLTFNLLYNTSDLHKKLAIAAASIWKKNLGVNVKLENQEWKTFLDTRHQGTYDVSRAGWCADYNEPSSFLNMMLSDSSSNTPHYKSAAFDKIMAGALQTSSKEARAAVYQQAEQQLDKDSAIVPVYYYVNARLVKPYVGGYTGKDPQDNVYDKNLYIIQH
- a CDS encoding YchE family NAAT transporter, producing the protein MSQSLLDLSGYIKFFVGLFALVNPVGILPVFISMTSYQAVAARNKTNLTANTSVAIILISSLLLGDSILMFFGISIDSFRIAGGILVVTIAMSMISGKLGEDKQNKQEKSETAIRENVGVVPLALPLMAGPGAISSTIVWSSRYHGWQNLLGFSLAIILFAFCCWLLFRAAPLLVRLLGQTGINVITRIMGLLLMALGIEFIVTGLRSIFPGLL